The following coding sequences lie in one Haladaptatus sp. DJG-WS-42 genomic window:
- the lysS gene encoding lysine--tRNA ligase produces the protein MSDDAGDHRVFWADEVADQIEARDPEDPIIIKGGVSPSGIPHIGHLNEILRGYFVAEVLRERGHEVRQIFTSDDKDPLRKIPRRLAALDFTIKDLGDLENPGALGRNLGKPLTSVPDPFGCCESFGEHQTKLLEKNAKAVGVPIEVVSNTELYAEGKFDDVVAYLLENQQKAAEVLSEYQDKVDAEYIPFNPVCENCGKLTETVLSFDVAAGTVEYECTNLKAGGNVIDGCGHTGTATFREGKLPWRFEWPAQWQVLKVDHEPFGKDHAAGSWPSGKDIAENVLGNEAPVPMVYEWFTYNGEALSSSAGNVVTAHEILELLEPEVFKYFFSLTPKKARDFDVSRLNQLVDDFDRFEHIYFDRVTDEDLKPLADRVYPFLVDEVKEDRVRLPYTFAAVLGMTDDVELREEMARNEEHFTDETPDWAVEDALQRVEKARNWAERLDNEYNYRLQVELPETAFDDATQAALSDLAAFVEAGHDGEEIQGEIYETAKRHDVGVGDFFTAGYRLFFDAEQGPRLGTFLGELDREFVVTRLRREG, from the coding sequence ATGAGCGACGACGCAGGCGACCACCGCGTGTTCTGGGCCGATGAGGTGGCAGACCAAATCGAAGCACGCGACCCCGAAGACCCCATCATCATCAAAGGTGGCGTCTCACCCTCCGGCATCCCGCACATCGGCCACTTAAACGAAATTCTCCGGGGCTACTTCGTCGCGGAGGTGCTCCGCGAGCGCGGTCACGAGGTGCGCCAAATCTTCACCTCCGACGACAAAGACCCGCTTCGCAAGATTCCCCGCCGCCTCGCTGCCCTCGATTTCACCATCAAAGACCTCGGCGACCTCGAAAACCCCGGCGCACTCGGGCGCAACCTCGGCAAGCCCCTGACGTCGGTTCCCGACCCATTCGGCTGCTGTGAGTCGTTCGGTGAACACCAGACGAAACTCCTCGAGAAGAACGCGAAAGCCGTTGGCGTGCCCATCGAAGTCGTCTCGAACACCGAACTGTACGCCGAAGGAAAATTCGACGACGTGGTCGCCTACCTGCTCGAAAACCAGCAGAAAGCGGCCGAAGTGCTCTCCGAGTACCAGGACAAGGTTGACGCAGAGTACATCCCGTTCAACCCGGTCTGTGAGAACTGCGGCAAACTCACCGAGACGGTGCTGTCGTTCGATGTAGCCGCGGGAACCGTCGAATACGAGTGTACCAACCTGAAGGCGGGCGGCAACGTCATCGACGGCTGTGGCCACACGGGCACGGCGACGTTCCGCGAAGGCAAACTGCCGTGGCGTTTCGAGTGGCCCGCCCAGTGGCAGGTGCTCAAGGTCGACCACGAACCGTTCGGCAAAGACCACGCCGCCGGGTCGTGGCCCTCCGGCAAGGACATCGCAGAGAACGTCCTCGGCAACGAAGCCCCCGTCCCGATGGTGTACGAGTGGTTCACCTACAACGGCGAGGCACTCTCGTCGTCTGCGGGGAACGTTGTCACCGCCCACGAGATTCTCGAACTGCTCGAACCGGAAGTGTTCAAGTACTTCTTCTCGCTCACGCCGAAGAAGGCACGTGACTTCGACGTGTCGCGGTTGAACCAACTGGTAGACGACTTCGATCGCTTCGAGCACATCTATTTCGACCGCGTTACAGACGAGGACCTGAAACCGCTCGCAGACCGCGTGTATCCGTTCCTCGTAGACGAAGTCAAGGAAGACCGCGTGCGCCTACCGTACACCTTCGCGGCCGTCCTCGGGATGACCGACGACGTGGAACTCCGCGAGGAGATGGCGCGAAACGAGGAGCACTTCACCGACGAAACGCCCGACTGGGCCGTCGAAGACGCCCTCCAGCGCGTCGAGAAGGCGCGCAACTGGGCCGAGCGACTGGACAACGAGTACAACTACCGCCTGCAAGTCGAGTTGCCGGAGACGGCGTTCGACGACGCGACGCAGGCCGCACTCTCAGACCTCGCAGCGTTCGTCGAAGCCGGACACGACGGCGAGGAGATTCAAGGCGAAATCTACGAGACGGCAAAGCGTCACGACGTTGGCGTTGGCGACTTCTTCACCGCTGGTTACCGGCTGTTTTTCGACGCCGAACAGGGGCCGCGCCTCGGCACGTTCCTCGGCGAACTCGACCGCGAATTCGTCGTCACGCGACTCCGTCGAGAAGGATAG